A stretch of the Kushneria konosiri genome encodes the following:
- a CDS encoding monovalent cation/H+ antiporter complex subunit F, with translation MQILIHLSFAILAVSMVLCFVRLVIGPSLPDRVVALELLSMIIVGIIGVHALQSDETSFLDVAIVVALMSFLATVGFARFLERGGRRDD, from the coding sequence ATGCAGATACTGATCCATCTAAGTTTTGCCATTCTGGCCGTTTCCATGGTGCTGTGCTTCGTGCGTCTTGTGATCGGCCCCAGTTTGCCGGACCGGGTCGTGGCGCTGGAGCTTTTGTCGATGATCATCGTCGGAATCATTGGCGTTCATGCGCTGCAAAGCGATGAAACCAGCTTTCTGGATGTCGCCATTGTTGTGGCTCTGATGTCCTTTCTGGCGACTGTCGGGTTTGCCCGTTTTCTGGAACGAGGAGGGCGTCGAGATGATTGA
- a CDS encoding DUF3429 domain-containing protein — translation MLSGKKFAPLPWLLGIAGLIPFVGLAAVIVLSVPGWQAVAFKAFLYYSAVILSFLGGVHWGVAMSLDHEGSHHFSSRMVVAMAPSLLAWPALMLSPRFALLALMTGFLLIRLYEAQADSVERLPSWYTSLRTLLTVVVVITHLSVLALLTLT, via the coding sequence ATGCTGTCTGGAAAAAAATTTGCGCCGCTGCCCTGGCTTCTGGGCATTGCCGGACTGATCCCCTTTGTAGGGCTTGCCGCTGTTATCGTGCTTTCCGTGCCGGGGTGGCAGGCCGTTGCCTTCAAGGCCTTTCTCTACTATAGCGCCGTCATTCTCTCGTTTCTGGGCGGTGTGCACTGGGGTGTGGCGATGAGTCTGGATCATGAAGGCAGTCATCACTTCAGCTCCCGTATGGTGGTGGCCATGGCGCCATCGCTACTGGCCTGGCCGGCACTAATGCTCAGTCCCCGGTTTGCGCTGCTGGCACTGATGACAGGGTTTTTATTGATTCGCCTTTATGAAGCCCAGGCGGACAGCGTCGAACGTCTGCCCTCCTGGTATACCTCGCTGCGGACCCTGCTGACGGTGGTGGTGGTGATTACGCATCTTTCCGTTCTGGCATTGTTGACACTGACATAG
- the mnhG gene encoding monovalent cation/H(+) antiporter subunit G, with translation MIELLQGLLLLAGSLFMFIAALGVVRLPDLLTRMHASTKGASLGVMLLMAGVALHFLEEVVFARTIAITFFVLMTAPVAAHAIGRAGYFVGIELWKGTLKDELRPNYNPLSHRLHSGLKKPAKGADETAHHEDKGRREGG, from the coding sequence ATGATTGAACTGCTTCAGGGGCTGTTGTTGCTGGCCGGTTCTCTTTTCATGTTCATTGCTGCGCTTGGCGTTGTCCGGCTGCCGGATCTCCTGACCCGCATGCATGCCTCCACCAAGGGCGCCTCGCTCGGGGTCATGCTGTTGATGGCAGGCGTCGCCCTGCATTTTCTGGAAGAGGTGGTGTTTGCCCGAACAATCGCCATTACCTTTTTTGTCCTGATGACAGCACCGGTCGCGGCCCATGCCATCGGCCGTGCCGGCTACTTTGTCGGGATCGAGCTATGGAAGGGCACGCTCAAGGATGAGCTGCGGCCCAATTACAATCCACTGAGCCACCGCCTGCACAGTGGTCTGAAAAAGCCGGCAAAGGGGGCGGATGAAACGGCGCATCATGAGGATAAAGGCCGCCGGGAAGGAGGTTGA